One genomic region from Antedon mediterranea chromosome 3, ecAntMedi1.1, whole genome shotgun sequence encodes:
- the LOC140043538 gene encoding uncharacterized protein, translating to MIIDLEQRQIVCEERKEEFINILNKIGLASTMKCLTQEELPTTSFRPNNEQGIQAEDNSGGSKMTGRKKRQTNGSESESEEVPPTSGRFNKGTQQEVKSDTVEVSTTSNEEQGTQNKVESETEKMQTYLIKIQKNKCRQASRFTPATMNDRYKVDVSQMFTDMELLKERENNKGSKPTTLEEVVDVISSTPGCRALIEGEGGIGKTTILRHLSYTWATPSQSNNVFEGKIVFFLCVRDLQKDDNIFDLIVKQLDMKDFNLDTDLPKDPRLIQKFIKKHDDKVVLLLDGLDELRFNNQSVLSLFNKTNLKESTVILTSRQENIDEFKKECNVHVRVKGFNQESIYEYIEKYFNYFGQPQLGESLKRELGIDTRYYYRKHPEAYSMCKNPMLLLSMCMLWENNQSLPSDSADLFKQLFRSILNQFNKQKQFANISEFEDIPANYVNAMILLGKCMYKSLKKNQLSINMTDLNDAHSTRDMIDMAVNLGFVYEEAPISKSSFERIFMPPHKLIVESLVGFYLCKLCESDGIENECTTEDVRRILTPLDDNEWKVIRESEHLKMGRKFAIGFLGANANAFLKHWVTNSLSTYRSLPSNLMFVKEQHKDAVVNELNDQIQDLEIKTHLDNISTSITMFIDHISPGVQCNKHFIPLIMQLYCMAYDKEPLKYANGNKSLNTFCSKMALKRKGKVIAHILGIEAKCKSVVIDQYLSRDVFHDFVSECSLKQVQLALVYLNISGNNLPNIDVNSMSSFLIMCPKQTYLEMSHCHLSGDVINHLGTECSLKQVQLAIRYLDISGNNFHNIDVNSLSSFLIMCPKLKWLHMSFCNLSGDVINHLCT from the exons atgattatagactTGGAACAAAGACAAATAGTTTGtgaagaaagaaaagaagagtTTATTAACATTCTTAACAAAATTGGACTGGCATCAACGATGAAATGCCTGACACAAG AAGAATTGCCAACCACCAGTTTTAGGCCTAACAACGAACAAGGAATACAAGCAGAGGATAACAGCGGCGGATCCAAAATGACAGGAAGGAAGAAGAGGCAGACGAACGGATCTGAGTCAGAATCAG AGGAAGTGCCACCGACCAGTGGTAGGTTCAACAAAGGAACGCAACAAGAAGTTAAATCAGACACTG taGAAGTGTCGACTACTAGTAACGAAGAACAAGGAACGCAAAATAAGGTTGAGTCAGAAACAG AAAAGATGCAAACATATCTGATTAAAATTCAAAAGAACAAGTGCAGACAGGCCAGTAGATTTACACCTGCAACAATGAATGATCGATACAAAGTTGACGTTTCACAGATGTTTACCGATATGGAACTACTCAAAGAACGTGAAAACAATAAAGGAAGCAAACCAACAACATTAGAAGAGGTGGTAGATGTAATCAGCTCCACACCTGGATGTAGAGCTCTTATTGAAGGAGAGGGAGGTATTGGTAAAACTACCATATTAAGACATTTATCATACACATGGGCTACACCTAGTCAATCTAATAATGTCTTTGAaggtaaaattgtatttttcttaTGTGTTAGAGATTTGCAAAAAGATGACAATATATTTGATCTAATTGTAAAGCAACTGGATATGAAAGATTTCAATTTAGACACAGATCTCCCAAAAGATCCACGGTTAATTCAGAAATTCATAAAGAAACATGACGATAAAGTTGTGTTGCTACTAGACGGATTAGATGAGTTGAGATTTAATAATCAAAGTGTATTAAGTCTTTTCAATAAAACCAACCTTAAAGAAAGTACTGTGATACTTACTTCACGACAAGAAAACATAGATGAATTTAAAAAAGAGTGTAACGTTCATGTGAGAGTTAAGGGATTTAATCAAGAGAGCATATATGAGTATATtgagaaatattttaattattttggaCAACCGCAATTGGGAGAGTCGCTTAAAAGGGAATTAGGTATTGACACTAGGTATTATTATCGAAAACATCCAGAAGCATATTCAATGTGCAAAAACCCTATGTTACTTCTTTCAATGTGTATGTTATGGGAAAACAATCAAAGTCTTCCTAGTGACAGTGCTGATCTTTTCAAACAACTTTTCCGTAGTATTTTAAATCAgtttaacaaacaaaaacaattcgCCAACATTTCTGAATTTGAAGACATCCCAGCGAATTATGTAAATGCTATGATTTTATTAGGGAAGTGTATGTATAAAAGCTTAAAAAAGAATCAACTTTCAATAAACATGACAGATTTGAATGATGCACATTCCACAAGAGATATGATTGACATGGCCGTAAATCTTGGGTTTGTTTACGAAGAAGCACCAATTTCAAAATCTAGCTTTGAAAGGATTTTCATGCCTCCTCACAAGTTGATAGTAGAGTCATTGGTAGGATTCTATTTGTGCAAATTATGTGAAAGTGATGGTATCGAGAATGAATGCACAACAGAAGATGTAAGACGAATACTTACACCATTGGATGATAATGAATGGAAAGTAATAAGAGAAAGTGAGCATTTAAAGATGGGGAGAAAGTTTGCAATTGGTTTCCTTGGTGCTAACGCTAATGCATTTTTAAAGCACTGGGTTACAAATAGTTTGTCGACATATCGTTCTCTGCCGAgtaatttaatgtttgttaaAGAACAACATAAAGATGCTGTGGTAAATGAATTAAATGATCAAATTCAAGATTTAGAAATAAAGACACATTTGGACAATATATCTACCTCCATAACAATGTTTATTGACCACATTAGTCCAGGTGTGCAATGTAATAAGCATTTCATACCTCTAATTATGCAACTTTATTGCATGGCATATGACAAAGAACCGTTGAAATATGCAAATGGGAATAAAAGTTTGAATACATTTTGTAGTAAGATGGCATTGAAACGCAAGGGAAAAGTTATTGCACATATTCTAGGAATTGAAGCTAAATGTAAAAGTGTTGTTATTGATCAGTATCTATCACGTGATGTATTTCATGACTTTGTATCAGAATGTTCTCTGAAACAAGTTCAATTAGCATTAGTTTATCTGAATATCTCTGGTAATAACCTTCCCAACATTGATGTTAATTCAATGTCTTCATTTCTCATTATGTGTCCTAAGCAGACGTACCTTGAAATGAGTCATTGCCATCTATCAGGTGATGTCATCAATCACTTGGGTACAGAATGTTCTCTCAAACAAGTTCAATTAGCAATACGTTATCTCGATATCTCTGGTAATAACTTTCACAACattgatgttaattcattgtcttCATTTCTCATTATGTGTCCTAAGCTGAAGTGGCTTCACATGAGTTTTTGCAATCTATCAGGTGACGTCATCAATCACTTGTGTACATAA